In Sphingobacteriales bacterium, the following are encoded in one genomic region:
- a CDS encoding glycosyltransferase, translated as MADLDLILPCYNPASFWANHIITAVQCIHELLNGEIALRVIVVNDGSSAPMNEADLILLREQLPADFLYLYYPHNRGKGYALRYGVAQSNAPITIYTDIDFPYNEHDLVQLYRLLAAQKADIVAGIKNKNYYAQVPRLRIFISRFLRWLIRVF; from the coding sequence ATTGCCTTGTTACAACCCTGCTTCATTTTGGGCAAATCACATTATAACAGCCGTACAGTGTATCCATGAGCTATTAAACGGCGAAATCGCTCTGCGCGTGATAGTGGTTAATGATGGCTCTTCTGCACCAATGAATGAGGCGGATTTGATATTGTTGCGGGAGCAACTTCCCGCAGATTTTTTATATTTATACTACCCACACAACAGGGGCAAAGGCTACGCTTTGCGCTATGGAGTGGCACAGAGCAATGCACCCATAACGATCTATACTGATATTGATTTTCCTTACAATGAACACGATTTGGTGCAATTGTATCGCTTGCTTGCCGCACAAAAAGCGGATATTGTAGCAGGTATTAAAAATAAAAACTATTATGCACAAGTGCCGCGTCTTCGTATTTTTATTTCGCGTTTTTTGCGTTGGTTAATTCGTGTTTTTTAA